The Euphorbia lathyris chromosome 2, ddEupLath1.1, whole genome shotgun sequence genome includes a window with the following:
- the LOC136219951 gene encoding GPI mannosyltransferase 1 has protein sequence MEWINMNNLLIFSAVLRFVLIIYGEWQDTHMEVRYTDVDYLVFSDAASFMASGASPYKRSTYRYSPLLAFLLIPNSIIHRSWGKFLFSASDLLVGLFIHKILKKRKVPEDLCLYSVMVWLLNPFTFTIGTRGNCEPIVCAMILWIILCLMNGKVIQAAFWYGLVVHFRIYPIIYALPIVVVLDPHTFQSGKTPLILKWEPTREKTSQSATAVQEGYSFWTSFQQIFTKQRLMFGLISGTVFISCTALFFFLYRWEFLNEALLYHLTRTDPRHNFSIYFYHIYLNYEHEFSIAEKLLTFLPQLIVQLVLIFCFARDLSFCLFLQTVAFVAFNKVITAQYFVWFFCLLPLIIPWSDMKVKGDGLVCMVMWMGAQIHWLFWAYLLEFKGKNVFLQVWVASITFLVINTLVAFVFIAKHRYCPMFKPLENQSSKKSE, from the exons ATGGAATGGATAAACATGAACAACTTGCTAATATTCTCTGCAGTTCTTCGATTTGTTTTGATCATTTATGGAGAATGGCAAGATACTCATATGGAGGTTAGATACACTGATGTGGATTACCTTGTGTTTTCGGATGCAGCCTCCTTTATGGCTTCTGGGGCATCTCCTTACAAGAGAAGTACTTACCGGTATTCGCCTCTGCTTGCGTTTTTGCTCATTCctaattcaattattcatcGCTCATGGGGGAAATTCCTCTTCTCTGCTTCGG ATTTACTTGTTGGCTTGTTTATCCACAAAATTTTGAAGAAACGAAAGGTGCCTGAGGATCTATGCTTATATTCTGTAATGGTATGGCTCCTCAATCCATTTACCTTCACCATTGGAACTCGTGGGAACTGTGAGCCCATTGTTTGTGCCATGATTTTGTGGATCATTCTCTGTCTTATGAATG GTAAAGTGATCCAAGCTGCATTTTGGTATGGACTAGTTGTTCATTTCAGAATTtatcctataatctatgcactTCCCATTGTTGTGGTTCTTGATCCACACACCTTTCAATCTGGGAAGACGCCTCTTATCTTGAAATGGGAACCCACTCGAGAGAAAACATCACAGAGCGCTACAGCAGTACAGGAAGGATACAGTTTCTGGACTTCCTTCCAACAgatatttacaaaacaaagacTGATGTTCGGGCTGATCTCCGGAACTGTTTTTATCTCCTGTACTGCGCTGTTCTTCTTTTTATACAGATGGGAGTTCTTAAACGAGGCACTGCTATACCATCTCACTCGGACAGATCCCCGACACAACTTCTCCATATATTTCTACCACATATATCTCAATTACGAACACGAGTTTTCAATAGCCGaaaaactcttaacttttttgCCTCAGTTGATAGTCCAACTGGTTCTCATTTTCTGCTTCGCACGGGACCTTTCATTTTGCCTTTTCCTCCAGACAGTTGCATTCGTGGCTTTCAATAag GTAATCACAGCACAGTACTTCGTCTGGTTCTTTTGCTTGTTGCCACTGATAATTCCGTGGAGCGATATGAAGGTGAAAGGGGACGGTTTAGTTTGTATGGTAATGTGGATGGGAGCTCAGATCCATTGGTTATTCTGGGCTTATTTGCTTGAATTTAAAGGTAAAAATGTTTTCCTACAAGTTTGGGTAGCTAGCATAACTTTTTTGGTTATTAATACTTTGGTAGCTTTCGTGTTTATCGCGAAGCATAGATACTGTCCAATGTTCAAACCATTAGAGAATCAAAGTTCAAAGAAATCTGAATGA
- the LOC136219952 gene encoding uncharacterized protein, with translation MRALDETETEAVFKKLYIFTGNNLKNIVENPSHEGPEQNPGRYCFRLHKNRVFYVSEALVKRGTNISRKNLVSLGTCIGKFTHGGNFHLTIQALNLLAANAKHKVWLKPTSEMSFLYGNHVLKGGLGRITDSISKNDGVVVFSMSDVPLGFGTAARSTQECRKVDPNGIVVHHQADIGEYLRMEDDL, from the coding sequence ATGAGAGCGTTAGACGAGACTGAAACAGAGGCTGTATTCAAGAAATTGTACATATTCACCGGAAACAATTTGAAGAACATCGTTGAGAATCCTTCCCATGAAGGACCGGAGCAGAATCCAGGTCGATATTGCTTCAGACTTCACAAAAACAGGGTATTCTACGTAAGCGAGGCCTTGGTGAAGAGAGGGACGAATATTAGCCGCAAAAATCTGGTCTCCCTCGGCACTTGCATAGGCAAATTCACACACGGAGGTAACTTCCATTTAACCATTCAGGCTTTGAATCTATTAGCCGCCAATGCGAAGCACAAAGTTTGGCTGAAACCGACATCGGAGATGTCGTTTTTGTATGGGAATCATGTATTGAAAGGTGGATTGGGGAGGATTACCGATAGTATTTCGAAGAATGATGGGGTTGTTGTCTTCTCCATGTCTGATGTGCCGTTAGGGTTTGGAACCGCTGCGAGATCGACTCAGGAGTGCAGGAAGGTGGATCCTAATGGAATTGTGGTGCATCATCAGGCTGATATTGGTGAGTATTTGAGGATGGAGGATGATCTTTGA